In Archangium violaceum, the following are encoded in one genomic region:
- a CDS encoding DEAD/DEAH box helicase produces MTTPKTEKTETPATFEQLGLLPALVEALSALGYEEPTPIQRASLPPLLAGKDLLGIAATGTGKTAAFALPLLQRLEPGKREPFSTSALVLVPTRELAMQVAEAIHRYGQKLGVSVLPIYGGQPMGQQLRVLKRGVDVVVATPGRALDHLKRQSLLLDSVRTVVLDEADEMLDMGFAEDLEALLEATPEERQTALFSATLPPRIASIAERHLSEPVHVRIAKEKVAPGTGPRVRQTAYIVPRAFKAATLGRVLDVEAPTAAIVFCRTRTEVDELTVSLNGRGWRAQALHGGMDQAQRDRVLKQFKAHAVDLLVATDVAARGLDIEKLTHVVNYDVPNAPEAYVHRIGRTGRAGREGVAITLAEPREHRLLRNIEKLTGQKIEVATVPTVADLRARRLELVRASLREALVAGELDSYRSVVESLASEFDLVDVAAASVKLLHDAQVEGHEQEEEEEIPTLPPPTARPSHPGKNARAAARQGPGGPGAKEPRGVKRRAGPAQDFDMTRLFIGAGRGTGLRPGDLVGAITGEAGVEGKRLGAIEIGDNYSLVEVPESEAEQIITALRQTTLRGKKVQVRRDRG; encoded by the coding sequence GTGACCACTCCCAAGACCGAGAAGACCGAGACCCCCGCCACCTTCGAGCAATTGGGCCTCCTCCCCGCCCTCGTCGAGGCGCTCAGCGCTCTCGGCTACGAAGAGCCCACCCCCATTCAGCGGGCCTCCCTGCCCCCGCTGCTCGCCGGGAAGGATCTGCTCGGCATCGCCGCCACCGGCACCGGCAAGACGGCCGCCTTCGCCCTGCCCCTCCTCCAGCGCCTCGAGCCCGGCAAGCGCGAGCCCTTCTCTACCTCCGCGCTCGTCCTCGTCCCCACCCGCGAGCTCGCCATGCAGGTGGCCGAGGCCATCCACCGCTACGGCCAGAAGCTCGGCGTGAGCGTGCTCCCCATCTACGGCGGCCAGCCCATGGGACAGCAGCTGCGCGTGCTCAAGCGCGGCGTGGACGTCGTCGTCGCCACCCCGGGCCGCGCGCTCGACCACCTCAAGCGCCAGTCGCTCCTGCTCGACTCCGTGCGCACCGTGGTGCTCGACGAGGCCGACGAGATGCTCGACATGGGCTTCGCCGAGGACCTGGAGGCCCTCCTGGAGGCCACCCCCGAGGAGCGGCAGACGGCCCTCTTCTCCGCCACCCTGCCCCCGCGCATCGCCTCCATCGCCGAGCGCCACCTGAGCGAGCCCGTCCACGTGCGCATCGCCAAGGAGAAGGTGGCCCCCGGCACCGGGCCCCGCGTGCGCCAGACGGCCTACATCGTCCCGCGCGCCTTCAAGGCCGCCACGCTCGGGCGCGTGCTGGACGTGGAGGCCCCTACCGCCGCCATCGTCTTCTGCCGCACCCGCACCGAGGTGGATGAGCTCACCGTGTCCCTCAACGGCCGGGGCTGGCGCGCCCAGGCCCTCCACGGCGGCATGGACCAAGCCCAGCGCGACCGCGTCCTCAAGCAGTTCAAGGCGCATGCGGTGGATCTGCTCGTCGCCACTGACGTGGCCGCGCGCGGGCTGGACATCGAGAAGCTGACCCACGTCGTCAACTACGACGTGCCCAATGCCCCCGAGGCCTATGTCCACCGCATCGGCCGCACCGGCCGCGCCGGGCGCGAGGGCGTGGCCATCACGCTCGCCGAGCCCCGCGAGCACCGCCTGCTGCGCAACATCGAGAAGCTCACGGGCCAGAAGATCGAAGTGGCCACCGTGCCCACCGTGGCGGACCTGCGCGCCCGCCGGCTCGAGCTCGTCCGCGCCTCCCTGCGCGAGGCCCTCGTGGCCGGCGAGCTCGACTCCTACCGCTCCGTGGTGGAGAGCCTCGCCTCCGAGTTCGATCTGGTGGATGTGGCCGCCGCCTCGGTGAAGCTGCTCCATGACGCGCAGGTGGAGGGCCACGAGCAGGAGGAAGAGGAGGAGATCCCCACGCTGCCTCCTCCCACGGCGAGGCCCTCGCATCCGGGCAAGAATGCCCGGGCGGCCGCTCGCCAGGGGCCCGGGGGGCCGGGTGCGAAGGAGCCCCGAGGCGTCAAACGCCGCGCGGGTCCGGCGCAGGACTTCGATATGACCCGGCTGTTCATCGGTGCCGGCCGGGGCACGGGACTCCGTCCCGGGGACCTGGTGGGTGCCATCACGGGCGAGGCGGGCGTGGAGGGCAAGCGGCTCGGTGCCATCGAGATCGGCGACAACTACTCGCTCGTCGAGGTGCCCGAGTCCGAAGCCGAGCAGATCATCACGGCGCTGCGCCAGACCACCCTCCGGGGTAAGAAGGTGCAGGTACGCCGGGACCGGGGCTGA
- a CDS encoding putative metal-binding motif-containing protein — translation MGRLTSLLLLLLLVGSGCKPRATEAAVRLKVSYNFKVGCITVLARDANGQGQETSEFTDLARESSEVVLAVFRKEDWSHTLEITTTAHELTCDGAEVAQEVRIVELDKKGDIKESEVTLTAHDTDEDGYMAEGTDCDDNDKNSRPGLNEACDGRDNDCDGNIDQGLPTRPWYPDRDDDGFGDRDATALMSCAEPANTGNTRYVQNNTDCGDSDAEIYPRPGLSEALCDEVDNDCDGEKDDGFAKGAACSNPCPGGKYVCNASHNGVSCVESPAPALYYPDVDGDGAGNENITPSNVCPNETAPTGFVANKNDCDDLDKHNLRGKAEVCDDRDNNCDTQRDEGDICGGKGWKVLDDAALTGNSRQWKTVAIGPGGLPVWVAGDNGALAVRTAAGQAFKSLDGGCGNHNWRAAWVRPANGHVLLAGEGGRLAEHDGINVCYNQATLSPSNNVTGLIEFNQSNPPVYLVEDKARMYAWTPGTLPEQRYNEAVQTYFGIHGLAPTQLLAVGGATEDNEAPYIASYSGSGGLGSVVRHTLNNVPGNNPGPLRAVWMGASNLAYAVGDTGQVMRWDGATNWNYVNPPSDNTTAPFSSVVVLDPSSIYVTDATTNGGSIRRLNAAGTWFTATTVNKPLRDIALSSPSDIWAVGDNGNVVHFPE, via the coding sequence ATGGGTCGACTCACCTCGCTTCTCTTGCTCCTGCTTCTCGTTGGAAGTGGGTGCAAGCCACGAGCGACAGAGGCCGCCGTTCGGCTGAAGGTCTCCTACAACTTCAAGGTTGGTTGCATCACCGTGCTCGCCCGGGATGCGAACGGTCAGGGCCAAGAGACGAGTGAGTTCACGGATCTCGCTCGTGAGTCTTCGGAGGTGGTGCTCGCCGTCTTCCGCAAGGAGGACTGGAGCCACACGCTGGAGATCACCACGACCGCCCACGAGCTGACTTGTGACGGAGCCGAGGTGGCCCAGGAAGTACGTATCGTGGAGCTCGACAAGAAGGGTGACATCAAGGAGTCCGAAGTCACCCTGACGGCCCACGATACCGATGAAGATGGGTACATGGCCGAGGGCACGGACTGCGACGACAATGACAAGAACAGTCGACCCGGGCTCAATGAGGCATGCGATGGCCGGGACAACGACTGCGACGGAAACATTGATCAGGGCCTGCCCACGAGGCCCTGGTACCCCGACCGGGATGACGATGGCTTCGGCGACCGAGATGCCACGGCGCTGATGAGCTGCGCCGAGCCCGCGAACACGGGCAACACCCGCTACGTGCAGAACAACACGGACTGCGGGGACTCGGATGCGGAGATCTACCCGCGCCCTGGCCTCTCCGAGGCACTGTGCGACGAAGTGGACAATGACTGCGACGGCGAGAAGGACGACGGTTTCGCCAAGGGCGCCGCTTGCAGCAATCCCTGTCCCGGTGGGAAGTACGTCTGCAATGCCAGCCACAACGGGGTGAGTTGCGTCGAATCCCCGGCCCCGGCCCTCTATTACCCGGACGTGGATGGCGATGGCGCGGGTAACGAGAACATCACTCCGTCAAATGTGTGCCCAAACGAGACAGCACCCACGGGCTTCGTCGCCAACAAGAACGACTGCGACGATCTGGACAAGCACAACCTACGCGGCAAGGCCGAGGTGTGCGACGACCGGGACAACAACTGCGACACGCAACGGGACGAGGGCGACATCTGCGGGGGCAAGGGATGGAAGGTGCTGGATGACGCAGCCCTCACTGGCAATTCCCGTCAATGGAAGACGGTGGCGATCGGCCCGGGCGGGTTGCCAGTATGGGTCGCGGGAGATAACGGCGCACTCGCGGTTCGCACCGCGGCGGGTCAGGCCTTCAAAAGCCTTGATGGAGGTTGTGGTAACCATAACTGGCGCGCTGCCTGGGTTCGCCCCGCCAACGGCCACGTACTGCTGGCCGGTGAAGGCGGGCGCCTGGCCGAGCATGACGGCATCAACGTCTGCTACAACCAGGCAACCCTCTCACCAAGCAACAACGTCACTGGCCTGATTGAGTTCAACCAATCCAATCCCCCGGTCTACCTCGTTGAAGACAAGGCACGAATGTACGCGTGGACGCCCGGCACCCTCCCGGAGCAGCGTTACAACGAGGCTGTGCAAACCTACTTTGGCATCCACGGATTGGCCCCCACGCAGTTGCTCGCCGTTGGAGGCGCGACTGAAGACAACGAAGCGCCCTACATCGCCAGTTACTCCGGCAGCGGAGGCCTTGGCTCGGTGGTACGCCACACCCTCAATAATGTGCCCGGCAATAATCCCGGCCCTTTGCGTGCCGTGTGGATGGGTGCTTCCAACCTCGCCTATGCCGTAGGAGACACTGGTCAGGTGATGAGGTGGGACGGAGCCACGAACTGGAATTACGTGAACCCGCCGTCCGACAACACCACCGCTCCCTTCTCCAGTGTCGTGGTGCTGGACCCCTCCTCCATCTACGTCACCGATGCCACCACCAACGGTGGTTCCATCCGTCGGTTGAACGCGGCCGGCACGTGGTTCACCGCTACCACCGTGAACAAGCCCCTCCGGGATATTGCGCTCAGCTCGCCGAGCGACATTTGGGCCGTGGGCGACAACGGCAACGTGGTGCACTTCCCGGAGTAG
- a CDS encoding DsbA family protein, with the protein MMGRLTPPVSERDHVMGAAEARVTLVEYGDYECSYCGEAYTIIQAVRQRLGGQVRFVFRNFPLSELHPHARLAAYAAEAAAMQGRFWEMHDLLYENQESLEPDDLIGYAELLGLDVEQFDRDAGSRAVAERVRSDCLGGSRAGVSGTPTFFINGQRYDGNWAVRPLFGALEAAIAEADSQEQWR; encoded by the coding sequence ATGATGGGAAGACTGACGCCTCCAGTATCCGAGCGCGACCATGTGATGGGCGCGGCCGAAGCGCGAGTGACACTGGTGGAGTACGGAGATTACGAGTGCTCCTACTGTGGCGAGGCCTACACCATCATCCAGGCGGTGAGGCAGAGGCTGGGAGGGCAGGTGCGCTTCGTGTTCCGCAACTTCCCGCTCTCCGAGCTGCATCCGCACGCGCGTCTGGCGGCGTACGCGGCCGAGGCGGCGGCGATGCAGGGCCGATTCTGGGAGATGCACGACCTGCTCTACGAGAACCAGGAGTCGCTCGAGCCGGATGATCTGATCGGCTACGCGGAGCTGCTGGGGCTGGACGTGGAGCAGTTCGACCGGGACGCGGGAAGCCGAGCGGTGGCCGAGCGCGTGCGCTCGGACTGCCTCGGGGGAAGCCGCGCCGGCGTCAGCGGCACGCCGACGTTCTTCATCAACGGCCAGAGGTATGACGGCAACTGGGCCGTGCGCCCCCTCTTCGGGGCCCTGGAAGCAGCCATCGCGGAGGCCGACTCCCAGGAACAGTGGCGCTGA
- a CDS encoding sigma-54-dependent transcriptional regulator, whose translation MDRIAVLVVDDEEQVRTFLAELLGSSGYQVRCASNGAQALEMLAGGSFDVVLLDVMMPEMSGLEVLRRYRASGGNAPVIVLSALSGAEDAMRAMKLGASDYLSKPFGNDELEDAMGRALGSRMPARQPAASAPVAAQSAALVDASGERLLISHSPAMRRVRALVERIADTDVPVLLLGESGTGKEVIAREVHARSNRRARPFIKVNCAALPGELLESELFGHERGAFTGATAEKPGKFELADQGTIFLDEIGEMAIRLQAKLLQVLQDEEFFRVGGKKSVRVDSRVVVATNRDLEREIELGNFREDLFYRLNVVAIRLPPLRERPEDVVPLTDHFLKKYGRQYMSGVAELPPEVLRAFTEYEWPGNVRELENMVRRLCVLKDPTLVLDELRAGGRAPASAPSLPTSYAGDGDVEPPAPTVVRTPVTVPAAGGGTAVQVLEMPSKGNVPPAEVPTNHVVPPVRYANPFDVPQPPPPPPSVPEGEMSLKDIGKRAAMLAEREAILAMLQRTAWNKRRAASKLRISYKALLYKIKECGIVDPRASAEF comes from the coding sequence ATGGATCGGATCGCGGTGCTGGTGGTGGACGACGAGGAGCAGGTGCGGACGTTCCTCGCCGAGCTGCTGGGCAGCTCGGGGTACCAGGTGCGCTGCGCGTCGAATGGAGCTCAAGCCCTGGAGATGCTCGCCGGGGGCTCGTTCGACGTGGTGTTGCTGGACGTGATGATGCCGGAGATGAGTGGCCTGGAGGTGCTGCGGCGCTACCGGGCTTCCGGCGGCAACGCGCCGGTCATCGTGCTCTCCGCGCTGTCGGGCGCGGAGGACGCCATGCGTGCCATGAAGCTGGGCGCCAGCGACTACCTGTCCAAGCCCTTTGGCAACGACGAGCTGGAGGACGCGATGGGCCGGGCCCTGGGCAGCCGTATGCCGGCGCGCCAGCCCGCGGCGAGCGCACCGGTGGCGGCCCAGTCGGCGGCGCTGGTGGACGCGAGTGGGGAGCGGCTGCTCATCTCGCACTCGCCGGCCATGCGCCGGGTGCGCGCGCTGGTGGAGCGCATCGCGGACACGGACGTGCCGGTGCTGCTGCTGGGTGAGTCTGGCACGGGCAAGGAAGTGATTGCCCGCGAGGTCCACGCGCGCAGCAATCGGCGTGCGCGGCCGTTCATCAAGGTGAACTGCGCGGCGCTGCCGGGCGAGCTGCTGGAGAGCGAGCTGTTCGGCCACGAGCGGGGTGCGTTCACGGGCGCGACGGCGGAGAAGCCGGGCAAGTTCGAGCTGGCGGATCAGGGAACGATCTTCCTGGACGAGATCGGCGAGATGGCCATCCGGCTGCAGGCCAAGCTGCTGCAGGTGCTGCAGGACGAGGAGTTCTTCCGGGTGGGAGGCAAGAAGAGCGTCCGGGTGGACAGCCGGGTGGTGGTGGCGACGAACCGGGACCTGGAGCGGGAGATCGAGCTGGGCAACTTCCGCGAGGACCTGTTCTACCGCCTGAACGTGGTGGCGATCCGGCTGCCGCCGCTGCGGGAGCGCCCGGAGGACGTGGTGCCGCTGACGGACCACTTCCTGAAGAAGTACGGGCGGCAGTACATGAGCGGGGTGGCGGAGCTGCCGCCGGAGGTGCTGAGGGCCTTCACGGAGTACGAGTGGCCGGGCAACGTGCGCGAGCTGGAGAACATGGTGCGCCGGCTGTGCGTGCTGAAGGATCCGACGCTGGTGCTGGACGAGCTGCGAGCGGGAGGCCGTGCGCCGGCGAGCGCGCCGTCGCTGCCGACGTCGTACGCGGGAGACGGGGACGTGGAGCCTCCGGCGCCGACAGTGGTGCGGACGCCGGTGACGGTGCCCGCGGCGGGTGGAGGCACGGCGGTGCAGGTGCTGGAGATGCCGTCGAAGGGGAACGTGCCTCCGGCGGAGGTGCCGACGAACCATGTGGTGCCGCCGGTGCGGTACGCGAATCCGTTCGACGTGCCGCAGCCGCCGCCGCCGCCGCCGAGCGTGCCGGAGGGGGAGATGTCGCTGAAGGACATCGGCAAGAGGGCGGCGATGCTGGCGGAGCGGGAAGCGATACTGGCGATGCTGCAGCGGACGGCGTGGAACAAGCGTCGTGCGGCGAGCAAGCTGCGAATCAGCTACAAGGCGCTGCTCTACAAGATCAAGGAGTGCGGCATCGTGGATCCGAGGGCGTCGGCCGAGTTCTGA
- a CDS encoding GGDEF domain-containing protein: protein MALRRKHKRADQPLTVLVVEPRAGDLERTRVVLGEAGFRVVPVTRFDAAGPLFEAIRPDAVVLAAQAPDFAAVSVARRLRQMGRGAIPLLYLVDPGDTEAHRHCLEKGLCVDMVPRTGSGEELVLRLRAQLRLKKAVRRAMLPDDAGSAALHDPLTGLYTRTFLLELMTLEMRRTERFGGSFSVVAGSLEDFRTLRKESGRGVAERLLVYSAVVFGQTVREADVVARVGEDEFAVLLPGTPAEGVPDVMARVSERFSLARLQVEGKVLRPSLTLGAVSYPDMVGAPAQLLTHALQALRRAREERRGAGVGLTV from the coding sequence GTGGCGTTGAGGCGCAAGCACAAGAGGGCGGATCAGCCGCTGACGGTGCTGGTGGTGGAGCCGCGTGCGGGAGACCTGGAGCGAACCCGGGTGGTGCTGGGGGAAGCGGGCTTCCGGGTGGTGCCGGTGACGCGCTTCGACGCGGCGGGGCCGCTGTTCGAGGCCATCCGCCCGGACGCGGTGGTGCTCGCCGCGCAGGCTCCGGACTTCGCGGCGGTGTCAGTGGCGCGGCGGCTGCGGCAGATGGGCCGGGGCGCGATTCCCCTGCTGTATCTGGTGGATCCGGGGGACACCGAGGCGCACCGCCACTGCCTGGAGAAGGGCCTGTGCGTGGACATGGTGCCGCGCACCGGCTCGGGCGAGGAGCTGGTGCTTCGCCTGCGCGCCCAGCTGCGGCTGAAGAAGGCCGTGCGCCGGGCGATGCTGCCCGACGACGCGGGCTCCGCCGCCCTGCATGATCCGCTCACCGGGCTGTACACGCGCACCTTCTTGCTGGAGCTCATGACGCTGGAGATGCGGCGCACGGAGCGCTTCGGGGGCAGCTTCTCGGTGGTGGCCGGGTCGCTCGAGGATTTCCGCACCCTGCGCAAGGAGTCCGGACGGGGCGTGGCCGAGCGGCTGCTGGTGTACAGCGCGGTGGTGTTCGGCCAGACGGTGCGCGAGGCGGACGTGGTGGCGCGAGTGGGCGAGGACGAGTTCGCCGTGCTGCTGCCGGGGACTCCGGCGGAGGGGGTGCCGGACGTGATGGCTCGCGTGAGCGAGCGCTTCTCCCTGGCGCGCCTGCAGGTGGAGGGAAAGGTGCTGCGCCCGTCGCTGACGCTGGGCGCGGTGAGCTATCCGGACATGGTGGGGGCTCCGGCCCAGCTGCTCACCCACGCGTTGCAGGCGTTGCGCCGGGCACGCGAGGAGCGGCGGGGTGCGGGAGTGGGACTGACGGTTTGA
- a CDS encoding glutaredoxin family protein — MIVRIYSKPNCCLCDQAKAVLERVRERIPFDLVEEDIRADPSIFAAFRYDIPVVIIDGHQAFKLRLEEGEVEAYLRRVMDGTPVAPSGDHEG, encoded by the coding sequence ATGATTGTCCGAATCTACTCGAAACCGAACTGCTGCCTCTGCGACCAGGCCAAGGCCGTGCTCGAGCGGGTGCGCGAACGCATCCCCTTCGATCTGGTGGAGGAGGACATCCGCGCCGATCCCTCCATCTTCGCCGCCTTCCGGTACGACATCCCCGTGGTCATCATCGACGGCCACCAGGCGTTCAAGCTTCGCCTGGAGGAAGGGGAGGTCGAGGCGTACCTCCGGCGGGTCATGGATGGCACGCCTGTTGCTCCTTCAGGGGACCATGAGGGGTAA
- a CDS encoding DUF4388 domain-containing protein, whose protein sequence is MRGLSGDFSTMPLKDLVAYLGSRRVMGTLRVTRAGVRKLILLREGQVLSASSNQPREFLGQFLINMGHLNEEQFSKAYATQRETRVPLGKILVMTGMVPEQTVRAALSLKFRETLLDMFPWEEGEFSFDAGPVAEIDGVDARVELADVHREGEFRETAWQAIRTAFPSGNLYLELDERRLAESPKAGSLDARLVKRIREGLSIDEMAKVLHASEFLVYQRLYALYRLEAVKVRSTPPAVRQRPAPAEDEDEAQVVDVDVLGAESPTSEVIQAAQSFLANGNFRDGEALARRAYEMSATPETEALLRSAEAALQGALRREMLDKPQVPSLVVSAAQLKTLQLSSPERYLLSRIDGKRDLGAIISVSPIKEVEALKYFRAFVDSGLVKLTPR, encoded by the coding sequence ATGCGCGGTCTGTCAGGTGACTTCTCGACGATGCCGTTGAAGGATCTCGTCGCGTACCTCGGCAGCCGGCGGGTGATGGGGACGTTGAGGGTCACCCGAGCGGGCGTGCGCAAGCTCATCCTCCTGCGCGAGGGGCAGGTGCTGAGCGCCAGCTCCAACCAGCCACGCGAGTTCCTCGGACAGTTCCTCATCAACATGGGGCACCTGAACGAGGAGCAGTTCAGCAAGGCCTACGCGACCCAGCGCGAGACGCGGGTACCGCTGGGGAAGATATTGGTGATGACGGGGATGGTACCCGAGCAGACGGTGCGCGCGGCCCTCTCCCTGAAGTTCCGCGAGACGCTGCTGGACATGTTTCCCTGGGAGGAGGGCGAGTTCTCCTTCGACGCGGGCCCGGTGGCGGAGATCGACGGCGTGGATGCGCGCGTGGAGTTGGCGGACGTGCACCGCGAGGGCGAGTTCCGCGAGACGGCCTGGCAGGCGATCCGGACGGCCTTCCCCTCGGGGAACCTGTACCTGGAGCTGGACGAGCGCCGGCTGGCGGAGTCCCCCAAGGCGGGCAGCCTGGACGCGAGGCTGGTGAAGCGCATCCGCGAGGGGCTGAGCATCGACGAGATGGCCAAGGTGCTGCACGCCTCGGAGTTCCTGGTGTACCAGCGGCTGTACGCGCTCTACCGGTTGGAGGCGGTGAAGGTGCGGAGCACGCCACCCGCGGTGCGCCAGCGGCCAGCTCCCGCCGAGGACGAGGACGAGGCGCAGGTGGTGGACGTGGACGTGCTCGGCGCCGAGTCCCCCACGAGCGAGGTCATCCAGGCGGCGCAGTCGTTCCTGGCCAACGGCAACTTCCGGGACGGAGAGGCACTGGCGCGCCGGGCGTACGAGATGTCGGCCACGCCGGAGACGGAGGCACTGTTGCGCTCGGCGGAGGCGGCGCTGCAGGGCGCGTTGCGCCGGGAGATGCTGGACAAGCCACAGGTGCCCTCGCTGGTGGTGTCGGCGGCGCAGTTGAAGACGCTGCAGCTCAGCTCGCCCGAGCGCTACCTGCTGTCGCGCATCGACGGCAAGCGCGACCTGGGCGCCATCATCAGCGTGTCCCCCATCAAGGAGGTGGAGGCGCTGAAGTACTTCCGGGCCTTCGTGGACTCGGGGCTGGTGAAGCTCACGCCCCGGTAA
- a CDS encoding ELWxxDGT repeat protein: MSRKSLLWLASGCALWCACGPLDESVEENGQSSTATARLEAESDWRNERRCQPPVMVADLTPAPGHTNVIDQAEVEGVVFISTFNASTSTAALWKLEDVSRGRKSAPEWKTTLLLGGLSDGPRFLTVVGQKLFFIVDDGVHGTELWKSDGTPEGTVLVEDINPQGDAFHTFSPRPVVVGRTLYFAANDGSHGEELWRSDGTRSGTRLVKDIASGPGSSSPGSFLVDGNRLLFAADDGVHGRELWKSDGTRDDTRMVKDIARGPASSSPDSLLRMDNRRIFFVADDGVHGRELWKTDGTRDDTRLVEDIRSGPEGSSIAELTVARRTLFFSADDGVHGSELWASRGRADDTRLVEDIRPGLEGSRPLELTPLDGDVVMTADDGTHGREPWRSDGTPEGTLLLADTHPGEPPPGFGVSGLVRAGEKVFFYATAPDTGQEPWVTDGSPAGTRLVKDIQPGPANSISGDPSPVFPVRGGVFFRASDGVHGEEPWWSDGTEAGTKMADIAPGAASSSPSAFIVTREWLYFSANDGVHGSEPWALPVACFPRE, translated from the coding sequence ATGTCTCGCAAAAGTTTGCTCTGGCTGGCCAGCGGCTGTGCGCTGTGGTGTGCCTGCGGCCCGCTGGATGAATCGGTGGAGGAGAACGGGCAGTCATCCACTGCCACGGCGCGGCTCGAAGCGGAGTCGGACTGGCGCAATGAACGGCGCTGCCAGCCGCCCGTCATGGTCGCGGATCTCACCCCAGCGCCTGGTCACACCAACGTCATCGATCAGGCCGAAGTGGAAGGGGTGGTCTTCATCAGTACGTTCAACGCCTCGACCAGCACCGCCGCCTTGTGGAAGCTGGAAGATGTGTCGAGGGGCCGCAAGTCGGCTCCCGAATGGAAGACCACCCTTCTGCTCGGCGGTCTCTCCGACGGTCCCAGGTTCCTCACCGTCGTGGGCCAGAAGCTCTTCTTCATCGTCGATGACGGGGTCCACGGCACCGAGCTGTGGAAGAGCGACGGCACACCCGAGGGCACGGTCCTGGTCGAGGACATCAACCCCCAGGGTGATGCCTTCCACACCTTCTCTCCGCGCCCCGTCGTCGTGGGCCGGACGCTCTACTTCGCCGCCAACGATGGCTCCCACGGCGAGGAGTTGTGGCGCAGTGACGGTACGAGGAGCGGCACCCGGCTGGTGAAGGACATCGCCAGTGGCCCCGGGAGCTCTTCGCCCGGATCGTTCCTGGTGGACGGCAACCGGCTCCTCTTCGCCGCCGATGATGGTGTCCACGGCCGCGAGCTCTGGAAGAGCGACGGCACCCGGGACGACACCCGGATGGTGAAGGACATCGCCCGCGGGCCCGCGAGCTCTTCTCCCGACTCCCTGCTCCGGATGGACAACCGACGGATCTTCTTCGTGGCCGACGACGGCGTCCACGGCCGCGAGCTCTGGAAGACCGATGGCACCCGGGACGACACCCGGCTCGTGGAGGACATCCGCTCGGGTCCCGAGGGGTCGAGCATCGCGGAGCTGACCGTGGCGCGGCGGACGCTCTTCTTCTCCGCGGATGACGGGGTTCATGGGAGCGAGCTCTGGGCCTCCAGAGGCCGCGCCGACGATACGCGGCTCGTGGAGGACATCCGGCCTGGCTTGGAGGGCTCGCGGCCCCTCGAGCTGACCCCGCTGGACGGGGACGTCGTCATGACCGCCGATGATGGCACCCACGGCCGCGAGCCCTGGCGGAGCGATGGCACGCCGGAAGGCACGCTGCTGCTGGCGGACACCCATCCGGGCGAGCCTCCCCCCGGGTTCGGGGTCTCGGGCCTGGTCAGGGCGGGGGAAAAGGTCTTCTTCTACGCCACCGCGCCCGATACGGGCCAGGAGCCCTGGGTCACGGATGGGTCTCCCGCCGGTACTCGGCTGGTGAAGGACATCCAGCCGGGCCCCGCCAACTCCATCTCGGGAGATCCCTCCCCGGTCTTCCCGGTACGTGGCGGTGTCTTCTTCCGGGCCTCCGATGGCGTCCATGGGGAAGAGCCGTGGTGGAGCGATGGCACGGAGGCGGGAACGAAGATGGCGGACATCGCACCGGGCGCCGCATCGTCGTCTCCGTCCGCCTTCATCGTCACCCGTGAGTGGCTCTACTTCTCGGCGAACGATGGCGTTCACGGAAGCGAGCCGTGGGCACTGCCCGTGGCCTGCTTCCCGAGGGAGTAG